The following are encoded in a window of Haloarcula halophila genomic DNA:
- a CDS encoding PspA/IM30 family protein yields the protein MGILSRASYVIRSKLNAVLNRAEDPTETLDYSYEQLRNELQDVKQGIADLTTQKKRLEIQKRRLEENVEKHNEQARQAVKQDREDLARQALEKKKQKMTQIEELESQISQLQSQQDQLVEQKNELQKQIEQFRTKKETMKARHEAAKASKRVNEAMTGAGDEMEDVNRAIERAEERTEDMEARAQAMDELRDDGVLEDQLSDKSSLERELDDVQQQGAVDAELDTLKAEMGKADESDTETDTESDLEQELAGDGDVDVETPEVSDGEVDAELEELKDDEKTN from the coding sequence ATGGGAATCCTCTCGCGCGCGTCGTACGTCATCCGGTCGAAGCTCAACGCCGTCCTGAACCGGGCAGAAGACCCTACCGAGACCCTCGATTACAGCTACGAACAGCTGCGCAACGAACTACAGGACGTCAAGCAGGGTATCGCCGATCTGACCACCCAGAAGAAACGCTTAGAGATCCAGAAACGACGGCTCGAAGAGAACGTCGAGAAACACAACGAACAGGCCCGACAGGCCGTCAAACAGGACCGCGAGGACCTGGCCCGCCAGGCCCTGGAGAAGAAAAAACAGAAGATGACACAGATCGAGGAACTGGAGTCCCAGATCAGTCAGCTCCAGTCCCAGCAGGACCAGCTCGTCGAGCAGAAAAACGAGCTCCAGAAGCAGATCGAGCAGTTCCGGACGAAAAAGGAGACGATGAAAGCCCGCCACGAGGCGGCCAAAGCGTCAAAGCGGGTCAACGAGGCGATGACCGGCGCCGGCGACGAGATGGAGGACGTCAACCGCGCGATCGAACGCGCCGAGGAGCGCACCGAGGACATGGAGGCCCGCGCACAGGCGATGGACGAACTCCGGGACGACGGTGTCCTCGAAGACCAACTCTCGGACAAGAGTTCGCTCGAACGGGAACTCGACGATGTCCAACAGCAGGGTGCGGTCGACGCCGAACTGGACACGCTGAAAGCCGAGATGGGCAAGGCCGACGAGTCCGACACGGAGACCGACACCGAGAGCGATCTCGAACAGGAACTAGCGGGCGACGGTGACGTCGACGTCGAGACACCGGAGGTCTCCGACGGCGAGGTCGACGCGGAACTCGAAGAGCTGAAAGACGACGAGAAGACGAACTGA
- the pyrG gene encoding glutamine hydrolyzing CTP synthase codes for MPTEPETDYDPELGRKFIFVTGGVMSGLGKGITAASTGRLLKNAGFDVTAVKIDPYLNVDAGTMNPFQHGEVYVLKDGGEVDLDLGNYERFLDIDMTFDHNVTTGKTYQHVIEKERAGDYLGRTVQIIPHITDDIKRRIREAAEGNDICIIEVGGTVGDIEGMPYLEALRQFAHEEDEDDILFTHVTLVPYSKNGEQKTKPTQHSVKELRSIGLQPDVLVGRCSDKLDIDTKEKIALFCDVPTEAVFSNPDVDDIYHVPLMVEEEGLDEYVMERLDIADEALPEAERENRWRELVTQQTDGEVTIALVGKYDLEDAYMSVHEALKHAGLEENVDVDVRWVDAEKMTDRHADRMRDADGIVVPGGFGSRGTEGKIEAIRYARENDVPFLGLCLGFQMAVVEYARNVLGLHGAHSAELDEDTPHPVIDILPEQYEVEDMGGTMRLGANETDIEPGTLAAALYGSDSCTERHRHRYEVNPEYIEDLEEAGLVFSGRSDNRMEILELAPEEHPYFIGTQFHPEFRSRPTRASPPFVGLLEAILDEEPHSVEEQEVSH; via the coding sequence ATGCCGACCGAACCCGAAACGGACTACGACCCTGAGCTGGGTCGGAAGTTCATCTTTGTCACGGGCGGTGTGATGTCAGGACTGGGGAAAGGCATCACCGCCGCCAGTACAGGCCGATTGCTCAAGAACGCCGGGTTCGACGTCACCGCCGTCAAGATCGATCCGTACCTCAACGTCGACGCCGGGACGATGAACCCGTTCCAGCACGGCGAGGTGTACGTCCTGAAAGACGGCGGCGAGGTCGACCTGGACCTGGGCAACTACGAGCGCTTCCTCGACATCGACATGACGTTCGACCACAACGTCACCACGGGGAAGACCTACCAACACGTCATCGAGAAGGAACGCGCCGGTGACTACCTGGGCCGGACCGTCCAGATCATCCCCCACATCACCGACGACATCAAACGGCGCATCCGCGAAGCCGCCGAGGGCAACGACATCTGTATCATCGAGGTCGGCGGCACCGTCGGCGACATCGAGGGGATGCCCTACCTGGAAGCACTGCGTCAGTTCGCCCACGAGGAAGACGAGGACGACATCCTCTTTACTCACGTCACGCTCGTCCCCTACTCCAAGAACGGCGAACAGAAGACCAAGCCCACCCAACACTCCGTGAAGGAACTGCGCTCGATCGGGCTCCAGCCTGACGTGCTGGTGGGGCGGTGTTCTGACAAACTCGACATCGACACCAAGGAGAAGATCGCGCTGTTCTGTGACGTGCCGACCGAGGCCGTCTTCTCGAACCCCGACGTCGACGACATCTACCACGTTCCGCTGATGGTCGAGGAAGAGGGACTCGACGAGTACGTCATGGAACGGCTCGACATCGCCGACGAGGCCCTCCCCGAGGCCGAACGGGAGAACCGCTGGCGGGAACTGGTCACCCAGCAGACCGACGGCGAGGTCACCATCGCCCTGGTCGGCAAGTACGACCTCGAAGACGCCTACATGTCGGTCCACGAGGCGCTGAAACACGCCGGCCTGGAGGAGAACGTCGACGTCGACGTGCGGTGGGTCGACGCCGAGAAGATGACCGATCGCCACGCCGACCGGATGCGAGACGCCGACGGCATCGTCGTCCCCGGCGGGTTCGGCTCCCGGGGCACCGAAGGGAAGATCGAGGCGATCCGCTACGCCCGCGAGAACGACGTTCCCTTCCTCGGACTCTGTCTGGGCTTTCAGATGGCCGTCGTCGAGTACGCGCGAAACGTCCTCGGCCTCCACGGAGCCCACTCGGCCGAACTGGACGAGGACACCCCCCATCCCGTCATCGACATCCTCCCGGAGCAGTACGAGGTCGAGGATATGGGCGGGACGATGCGACTGGGTGCCAACGAGACCGACATCGAACCGGGGACGCTCGCGGCCGCACTCTACGGGAGCGACTCCTGTACTGAACGCCACCGCCACCGCTACGAGGTCAACCCCGAGTACATCGAGGACCTGGAGGAGGCCGGCCTGGTCTTCTCGGGCCGGTCGGACAACCGCATGGAGATCCTGGAACTGGCCCCCGAGGAACACCCGTACTTCATCGGGACGCAGTTCCACCCCGAGTTCCGGTCGCGGCCGACCCGGGCGAGTCCGCCCTTCGTCGGCCTGCTGGAGGCGATCCTCGACGAGGAGCCACACAGTGTGGAGGAACAGGAGGTGAGCCACTGA
- a CDS encoding alpha/beta hydrolase → MSDVVHVPGGRHVVGSLDAPDADAVVVACPPHPQHGGSRSDPRLRGVGDALGPAVACLRIDYGPWDEGHGERVDAENALAWAVDSYDAVGLFGYSFGAAVALWAAAECRGDDPVGPRACSVLAPPAGLTADRETVEAVGNIGCPLQVVYGERDETVAWEPVVERARDRGGTVESVTTGHQFAGEHDAVADLAASFLRAHLTPGP, encoded by the coding sequence ATGAGCGACGTGGTCCACGTCCCCGGCGGCCGGCACGTCGTGGGCTCTCTGGACGCACCCGACGCCGACGCGGTGGTCGTCGCCTGTCCGCCCCACCCCCAGCACGGCGGCTCGCGGTCGGACCCGCGGCTCCGCGGAGTCGGTGACGCGCTCGGGCCGGCCGTGGCCTGTCTCCGGATCGACTACGGCCCCTGGGACGAGGGCCACGGCGAGCGCGTCGACGCCGAGAACGCCCTCGCGTGGGCCGTCGACAGCTACGACGCGGTCGGCTTGTTCGGCTACAGTTTCGGCGCGGCAGTGGCGCTGTGGGCGGCTGCCGAGTGCCGGGGCGACGACCCGGTCGGTCCACGGGCCTGTTCCGTCCTCGCACCGCCGGCCGGACTGACCGCCGACCGTGAGACGGTCGAGGCCGTCGGCAACATCGGGTGTCCGCTCCAAGTCGTCTACGGCGAGCGCGACGAGACGGTCGCCTGGGAGCCGGTCGTCGAGCGAGCACGCGACCGCGGCGGGACAGTCGAGTCTGTCACGACCGGCCACCAGTTCGCCGGAGAGCACGACGCGGTCGCCGACCTGGCGGCTTCGTTCCTCCGAGCACATCTCACACCGGGGCCGTGA
- the guaA gene encoding glutamine-hydrolyzing GMP synthase, with translation MVDVESFIEDAKAEIAEEIGDKHAVIGLSGGVDSSTAAALAYEAIGDQLTAVYVDTGLMRKGETEEIRETFDYMDSLRIVEAQDRFLDALGGETDPEEKRHIIGEQFIREFETVAREVDADYLVQGTIYPDRIESEGTIKSHHNVGGLPERIDFDGIVEPMRDLYKDEVREVARALDLEAIISERMPFPGPGLAVRIIGEVTEEKLEVAREANHVVEEELTEYEPWQALAAVIGKATGVKGDNRVHGWVVAVRSVESRDGMTARAQELDWETLQRIQSRITGAHENVARVVYDVTHKPPATIEYE, from the coding sequence ATGGTCGACGTCGAGTCGTTCATCGAGGACGCCAAAGCCGAGATCGCCGAAGAGATCGGCGACAAACACGCCGTCATCGGACTCTCGGGAGGAGTCGACTCCTCGACGGCTGCCGCGCTGGCCTACGAGGCCATCGGTGACCAACTGACAGCGGTCTACGTCGACACCGGACTCATGCGGAAAGGCGAGACCGAGGAGATCCGCGAGACGTTCGACTACATGGACTCGCTGCGGATCGTCGAGGCACAGGACCGCTTCCTCGACGCGCTGGGGGGCGAGACCGACCCCGAGGAGAAACGGCACATCATCGGCGAGCAGTTCATCCGGGAGTTCGAGACCGTCGCCCGCGAGGTCGACGCCGACTACCTCGTCCAGGGGACGATCTACCCCGACCGGATCGAGAGCGAGGGGACGATCAAGTCCCACCACAACGTCGGCGGCCTCCCCGAGCGCATCGACTTCGACGGGATCGTCGAGCCGATGCGGGACCTCTACAAGGACGAGGTCCGCGAGGTGGCGCGCGCGCTCGACCTCGAGGCGATCATCTCCGAGCGGATGCCGTTCCCCGGTCCCGGACTAGCGGTGCGGATCATCGGCGAGGTCACCGAGGAGAAACTGGAAGTCGCCCGCGAGGCCAACCACGTCGTCGAGGAGGAACTGACCGAGTACGAGCCCTGGCAGGCCCTGGCGGCGGTCATCGGGAAAGCTACCGGCGTCAAGGGCGACAACCGCGTCCACGGCTGGGTCGTCGCCGTTCGCTCGGTCGAGAGCCGCGACGGGATGACCGCCCGCGCCCAGGAACTGGACTGGGAGACGCTCCAGCGCATCCAGAGCCGCATCACCGGCGCCCACGAGAACGTCGCCCGGGTCGTCTACGACGTGACCCACAAGCCGCCGGCGACGATCGAGTACGAGTAG